The Lysobacter sp. genome includes a window with the following:
- a CDS encoding choline dehydrogenase: protein MFDYIIIGAGSAGCVLANRLSEDPSVKVLLLEAGPRDWHPFIHMPAGLAKLVNQKGVNWDYNTAAEPHLNQRALWWPRGKVLGGSSSINAMCYIRGVADDYNGWAAQGAAGWDWDSVLPYFKKSEANSRGADAFHGAEGPLGVSDLRYTNPLSQAFIDAGQQIGLAHNRDFNGAEQSGVGFYQVTQRNGARCSTAVGYLNPARQRPNLTVHTGAAVSRITFDNLRANGVAYVMNGQAYHQPAAREVIVSGGAINSPQLLMLSGIGPADDLRKQGIDVVADRASVGANLQDHLDVCTLFHSTERVTYDRVGDLKIAFDYYLRGHRGPGTSNVAEAGGFARSPLAPDDRADIQLHFVPAMLDDHGRNRLPGDGYTLHACFLRPRSRGRVALASNRAGDKARIEANYLGDAEGFDLKMMVECAKISREILAQKAFDRYRGAPIFPTRTDLDDAGLIEFIRAKAESVYHPIGTCRMGSDIDAVVDPSLRVNGVEGLRVIDASVMPCLIGGNTNAPTIMIAERAADLIKAA from the coding sequence GTGTTCGACTACATCATCATCGGCGCCGGTTCGGCGGGTTGCGTATTGGCCAACCGCTTGAGCGAAGACCCTTCCGTCAAAGTGCTTCTGCTGGAAGCCGGCCCCCGCGATTGGCATCCCTTCATCCACATGCCCGCCGGGCTTGCGAAGCTGGTCAACCAGAAGGGCGTGAACTGGGACTACAACACCGCCGCCGAACCGCATCTCAACCAGCGCGCCCTGTGGTGGCCGCGCGGCAAGGTGCTCGGCGGTTCCAGTTCGATCAACGCGATGTGCTACATCCGCGGCGTTGCCGACGACTACAACGGCTGGGCCGCGCAGGGCGCCGCCGGCTGGGATTGGGACAGCGTCCTGCCGTATTTCAAGAAATCCGAAGCCAACAGCCGCGGCGCCGATGCCTTCCACGGCGCCGAAGGCCCGCTCGGGGTCTCCGATCTGCGCTATACCAACCCGCTGTCGCAGGCCTTCATCGATGCCGGCCAGCAGATCGGACTGGCCCACAACCGCGACTTCAACGGTGCCGAACAGAGCGGTGTCGGCTTCTACCAGGTCACCCAGCGCAACGGCGCACGGTGCTCGACCGCAGTCGGCTACCTCAATCCGGCCCGCCAACGCCCGAATCTGACCGTCCATACCGGCGCTGCCGTCAGCCGCATCACCTTCGACAACCTGCGCGCGAACGGCGTGGCCTACGTCATGAACGGCCAGGCCTACCACCAGCCGGCCGCGCGCGAAGTCATCGTCAGCGGCGGTGCGATCAACTCGCCGCAGTTGCTGATGCTGTCGGGCATCGGCCCTGCCGACGACCTGCGCAAACAGGGCATCGATGTGGTCGCCGACCGCGCCAGCGTCGGTGCCAATCTGCAGGATCACCTCGACGTCTGCACCTTGTTCCACTCGACCGAACGCGTGACCTACGACCGCGTCGGCGACCTCAAGATCGCCTTCGATTATTACCTGCGTGGCCACCGCGGCCCGGGCACCAGCAACGTCGCCGAAGCCGGCGGCTTCGCACGCTCGCCGCTGGCGCCGGACGACCGCGCCGACATCCAACTCCATTTCGTGCCGGCGATGCTGGACGATCACGGCCGCAACCGCCTGCCGGGCGACGGCTACACCCTGCACGCCTGCTTCCTGCGCCCGCGCAGCCGTGGCCGCGTAGCGCTGGCCAGCAACCGCGCCGGCGACAAGGCGCGGATCGAAGCGAACTACCTTGGCGATGCCGAAGGCTTCGATCTGAAGATGATGGTCGAGTGCGCGAAGATTTCGCGCGAGATCCTCGCCCAGAAGGCCTTCGACCGGTATCGCGGCGCCCCGATCTTCCCGACCCGCACCGATCTGGACGATGCCGGGCTGATCGAATTCATCCGCGCGAAGGCCGAAAGCGTGTACCACCCGATCGGCACCTGCCGGATGGGCAGCGACATCGACGCCGTGGTCGACCCTTCGCTGCGGGTCAATGGGGTCGAGGGCCTGCGCGTGATCGACGCCTCGGTCATGCCCTGCCTGATCGGCGGCAACACCAATGCACCCACGATCATGATCGCGGAGCGCGCGGCCGACCTGATCAAGGCCGCATGA